Sequence from the Bubalus kerabau isolate K-KA32 ecotype Philippines breed swamp buffalo chromosome 17, PCC_UOA_SB_1v2, whole genome shotgun sequence genome:
TGAGAGATCCAGGTACTTCAGGTCGTACTTCAAAAACAGGCGCGATGCCGACGCAGCCTTGCGTTTCGCCATGGGCAACGCGGTCCTCTTCTCCATGTGCCGAGTCCCCGTCATCTGCTGGCTGGTCTGCTCTTGTCTGAAGCAACAGATGGAGAGAGGAAGCAGCCTGCCTCGGGCATTCCCCAACGCCACGGCCGTGTTCATCCACTACCTCTCCAGCCTGTTGCCAACCAGGGTGAGGCATGTCGTCGGCGAGACCCCCCAGGAGCAGTTGAAACGCCTGTGCTCCTTGGCTGTGGAGGGCATGTGGAAGAACCAGTGGGTGTTCagtgagacggacctcaacctggcCAGACTGGACGAAAGGGACATCGAGGTGTTTCTTGGGGTGAGGGTCCTCCGGAGGGCAGTGGCCGGCGGGGACCTTGTCGCCTTCGCCCACCCGAGCTTCCAGGAGTTCTTTGCCGCCCTGCTAttcatcctctgcttcccacaGAGGCTCAGGAATTTCCAAGTGTTGGACCACTTCCGCATCTTACAGCTGCTTGCTcatcctgggagaaggaaaaaccACCTGGCCGGGATGGCGCTGTTCCTGTTTGGCCTGTTGAATGACACGTGCGCCCTTGCCGTGGAGCAGCTGTTTGGGTGCAAGGTGTCCCTGGGGAACAAGAGGAAACTGCTGAAGGTCGCCACCATGCCGCCCGACGGTGACCCCCCAACCCCGCACCACGGGCTCCCCCAGCTGTTCTACTGTCTGCACGAGATCCGGGAGGAGGTCTTCGTGGGTCAGATCCTCCACGACCACCGTAAGTCTCTGCTGGTCATCAGCAAGATCAGAGACCTGCAGGTCTCCGCTTTCTGCCTCAAGTTCTGCCGACAGCTGCGGGAGTTAGAACTGACCATCGCCTGGGCCGTCGCCAAAGCCACCAGCCTCTTGCCAGGCCCTCTTCCTTCCCCCCAGTAAGTGCTCGAATCTCTCCTTCGGTGGGATTCGAGGTCCTGCTGGGGAACCTTGTCTAGCATCTCCTGGGCATCAAGGGTGACCGCCTGTCGTGAGTGGATCCCTTGCGCATGGGAGTTTGTCTTATAAACCGGCCGTTCtggtttaacaaaaaaaaaagaattggtagTGGTGGGCTCAATGGTGACTTCATTATCTGAACCCCAGAGACCATCAGTGAACTAGAGAAACTTcgtgtattttttttctctctcatgcaACTAAAGGAAGTGCTGGGTTAAATGTTCTGCAGAGCATGTGTTTAGTCATATTCCGAGTAAATTCTGCTTGAAACAATATGGCTTCGTTGAAAACATGAGCAGGAAACAAACGTTTATGTCTCGGTTGAGGGTTGTCGTGAACATTTGGTACACTTTCACTGACCCACGTGTCTAAGAGTGTGTGGCATTCTAAAcctcctgttgttgtttagttgataagtcgtgtctgattcttggcaaccccacggactgtagcccgccaggctcctctgtccatgggattctccaggggactacactggagtgggttgccatgtccttctccagggggtcttcctgacccagggatcgaacccatgtttcttacatctcctgcactggcaggcaggttctttacagctgacccaccaaggaagccccaaactgCTGGTGGAAAAGCATAAAATGGAAGAGAAAGTAACTCCTAAGCTGGGGGGAAAATAACAGGACAGACAGTATTCCTGGGGTTGCTGAGTTCCACTAAAACCGAGAAAATACTGGAACAAAAAAGCAAGATGCACAGATCACCTTCCTTCCTGCTATGCCGAGTGCCCTCCCCCTCACGCACCTGGGGTTCCCTCCTGTCTGTCCCCCTCATTGTGTGGGGCTCCCCCCATCTGTCACCCCTCACTCTGTGGGGCTCCCCCCGTCTGTCACCCCTCACTCTGTGGGGCTCCCCCCATCTGTCCCCCTCATTCTGTGGGGCTCCCCCCTCTATCACCCCCTCATTCTGTGGGGCTCCCTGTCTGTCCCCCTCACTCTGTGGGGCTCCCTCCATCTGTCCCCCTCACTCTGTGGGGTCCCCCCTCTATCACCCCCTCATTCTGTGGGGCTCCCCCGTCTGTCCCCCTCACTCTGTGGGGTCCCCCGTCTGTCCCCCTCATTCTGTGGGGCTCCCCTGTCTGTCCCCCTCATTCTGTACACACTGTAATGTTTTCAGTCTCCAGGCACGTGCTGTCCAGTGGGGTCTCTGACAGGGAAGAGTGAAGGCGAAGACCAGAGCCGAACCACTGAACACGCTGCTGTTGGGAGAGAGTTTAGATTCTGTGCTCACCATGCCCTAATAGTAATAATGATACTTTCCCCTTATTCTGTTCCTTTATagagttttttcttcctttttaaaacgTTTTACTTTATGTGTGGTAGAGCCAATCAACCATGCCGCGATAGTTtcgggtgaacagtgaagggactcagccctacatacacagagttccctgtgtctacagaaggtccttgttggttctccatTTTAATAGCAGcgtgtgcatgtccatcccaaactccctaaccatcccttccccccatccttcccccctgCTAACCATAagttcccaaagagtcagacacgactgagcgactgaactggaccataagttcgttctctaagtctgagtctctttctgtttcgtaagctcattttcatcatttctctCTAGATCCACATACGAGGGGTGTCATATGAtacttctccttctctgacttgctTCAAGGCGTTTCTCCTTAATGACAATTTCATAGGCACACAGTAAGAATATGATTTCTATCTGGTGACCTAATTCCTGCCTGCACATAAATCCTGACTGATCACAGCTCAGCTCTCTCTCCCTCAGTCACATTAAACTGTAAGTGGGGCCACAAATCCTCCTGGAATAGAATGAGAAGTCTCAGAGCCGTTCTGCTGGGcaactttgtatttattttttaagtatgtaTTATGCATTTGGCTGCGTGGGGTCTGGGTGGCGGCAGCGGCTTCCTGCTTGCATCGTGTGGGATCTCCCCTCGCAGCGCAGATGCTCCAGCTGTGCctcctgggctcagtagctgtagcgCGGGGATTTGCTGCTCTGcaggcatgtgggagcttagttcccaccagggatcaaacccacaccccctgcattgcgaagcagattcttaatcactgggccaccaggcaagtctcCTGGGCCACTTTCTAAATGAGGACATCTCAGGAAAGCCCCAAAGGGATCCATGATCATAAGTAAGTCCTGGGTTTGCtggtaggttttctcgagcttaATCGCTACTGATGAgccattttttctgtttttgtttttgtttttgtttttttcactccCACACAGACCAGAAGGCAGTGAGAGGCGTTCTCTCTGGTGGCAAGACTTCTGCTCTGTGTTTAAGACACACGAGAGTTTGGAAGTCCTGACTGTGAGAGACAgtgtgatggacacggaggccgtGGAGACTCTTGCCGCAGCACTGAGGCATCCCCACTGTAACCTCCGGAAACTGATGTGAGTGCCAGTCAGCCTGACCTCCGTGTcggccactcagtcgtgtccaactcttagcgaccccatggaccgcagcacgccgggcttccctgtccttcaccatctcccagagcttgctcaaactcatgtccatcgagtcagtgatgccatccagccatctcatcctctgtctcccccttctcctcccgccttttctctttcccagcatcagggtcttttccaaggagtcagctctttacatcagggggccaaagtactggagcttcagcttcagcatccatccttccagagAGTGTTCAGGGTTGATGGGCTCGTAGGACGCTGTGATAACTGCCACCGCTTGCTTCTTCAGCTTTAAGCGTGTGGGCTCTCTCGTGGTGAGTGAAGGCATCATCAGAGTTTTGGTGGAAAACCAGTACCTGAGACACTTGGAAATACAAGACACGGAAGTGGGATGCCAAGTGATAGACGCTCTCTGCAACACCCTGAAACACCCATGGTGTTTTCTGCAGTTTCTCAGGTGAGGCCCGAGGCGCGGCGGGGAGAGGACGCCGGCACCCAGGGCGCTGGTCGCAGGCTCAGTCTGGCTGACGTCTCATTGTGTGCAGTTGCTGCTCGTTTCACCCAGCTTTCTTCTTTTATCAAAGTGTCATcgatttacaatatcgtgttagcttcaggtgtacagcacagcaaTTCCGTTCTgcagatagattttttttcagattcttttccattataggttattgtgaGATATTGAagatagttccctgggctatgctgtgctgtgctaagttgcttcagtcctgtccaactctgtgcgacaccatggactgtagcccaccaggctcctctgtccagggggattctccaggcaagaatactagagtggattgccgggccctcctccaggggttcttcccgacccagggatggaactggtgtctcctgcattggcaggcgggtccttaacctgggaagccctacagttctctgtgctatagaggAAACCCTGGTTGCTTCATCTACTTTATTGTTTAATTGGACTATAGTTGCGTTACAGCATTGTCtttgcttctgctgtacagcaacgtgATCGATTCTGGACATAATCTATTCTGAACATACACCTGTTCATCCCAGACTCCTGatctctgcctctccccacccctttcccctctggtaactgtGAGTTTGTATCctatgtttgtgagtcttttTCTCTTCAGTAAATAAATTCTTTCATGTTATGCtgcagattccacatataagtgataccaaaATGTCTGTGTTTGACTCACTTCACACAGTATgatcatctctgggtccatctctgttgctgcaaatggcagccTTTCATTCCTATTTGTGACCGTTCACTCAGCTTCTTTTTTAAGATGATGGTCTCATACATGCACGCACTGTGAACCGCTCACCACCATCAGGCTAATTAACCCCTTGGCCGGCTCACAAGCCACCGTTTGAACACTTGAGATCAGCTCTGTTAGCCACTTCTGTGCACACGGCCATCGAGTTAACCATCAGCAGACTGGACCAGAGATCTCCAGAGTTCAGTCACCTTATAACTGGGGGGTTGCGCCCTTTAACCATCATTTCCTCCACCCCGCCCCCTGCCTGCAGCCCCCACTCTGTCCACTGGTTCTTCATCCTGAAGGTGGTTTGGCGGATAAACGTGGAAAGAAGATGTGCTCAAGGGCAGGCAGAGTCCCTGTCTGGGATTGGAGCCCCACGGTTACCCCACGCCCGTTCGTCACAGCCCCTCGTGTGTTGTTTTCTATTGTGctagtgaaagtcgctccgtcgtgtctgatcctttgtgaccccgtggactacacagtccatgggattctccaggccagaatcctggagtgggtagcctttcccttctccagtggatcttcccaacccaggaattgaaccggggtctcccgcgttgcggtggattctttaccagctgagccagcagggaagcctgttttCCGTTGGTGATGTGCAGTTCAGATGCTGAATAGATGCAGGTTCACCCAGGGAGGATGGAAGCCCCCTCCCACGGCTCTTGGGGAGGGACGAGGGCCAAGGAGGATGCAAGGTCAGGTGGCTGGGGGCACCACGCCACCCGGGAGCTCAGGGCTGCTGTCGCTGTGACTCCCGCAGGCTGGAAGGTTGCCCGTTCGACCCCACCAACGGAGCTGAGCTCACCAGGAGTCTCAAGAGGAACATCCAtctgaagaccctgatgctgagacgTGTCTCCCTGGAGAGGGGCGAGCAGTGTCCCCCCGTGCTGGCGCCCCAGCTGGAGAGGCTGTCGTGAGTCTTACCGGGTGCCATGCTGTGCCTCAGATGGTCGgtagatggagaaaaacagaaaaggcgGGAGAGTGCATCACGGAACAAAGCAAAGTCTTGTGATTGTTAATGGTGTGGGAGGGACAGTGAAGGgttgagacagagagagagagacagagacacagagagacagacagacagacagagacagagactgagagacggacagacagagacagacagacagagacagagagagagagacaggcagacagacagagacagatacagagagacagacagagacagagacagacagacagacacagacagagacagagacagacaaagacagatggagagacagggagacagagacagagactgagagacggacagagacagacagacagagatagagagacagagacagatggagagacagacagggagacagagacagagacagacagagagagacaggcagacagacagaaagagactgagagacagagacagggaaagacacacagagagagacacagacagacagagatggagagacagatggagagacagacagggagacagacaaggaggcagggagaatgcgagacagagacagacagacaatgggagagacagacagagacacagacaggGCTCTAGCCCAGCACGTGTTCGCACCTGCTGTCCCGGGAGGTAGAAGCACAGTGATCCTGGCGCATCATCAGCCCCTCTTCGCACTGGAACCTCGCCGGCACCGTCTTCCCTCCTCACGGGTGGCCCTGGCCCCGgaacccccgccccgccccatctGGAGGTGGGCTCAGGCTCCCTACCTGTGTTTGCCGCGACACGGCCACACACGGACGACACGGAGCACGGGTCTGCAGACCCTCGGGCTCTTGAGCGGCCTCATCAGCCGTGTGTGCTTTTCCCAGCCAACCGACATCTCCTGTGTTTCGCTTTTCTACAGGCTGTTCCTCTTTGGTGCTGAGCGGTAACGTGTGTATGAACACGCAACAGTCTAAGTGTCTGTCTTATCCGCCGCTGAGGCCTGagctgttcacacacacacacacacacacatacacgtagaACTGCCACGTCACGGAGAGCGCTCATCTTCAGGATTACCAGGCTCATTTCCAGACCACACGTACCAATTTGCAGGCCCACCTGCGGTGCGTGTGAAAATCCCCCCACGCCAAATTCTCATCAGACTCTTGTTACTGCTCCGGCTTTGGCCCATCTGTTGAGGGGAAAATGACATGCTGCTGTTTACGTGTAACTCAAGcactagattttattttttaactgaaggatgacTGACTCACAACCTGAGTGAGTTTCTGGTGACCTGGTACTTTCTAGCTCACAGAACGATCACCACGGCAAGTCCAGGGATCAGCTGTCACCAAACCGAGTGATGCCAACATTAGATACtttctttcctccattttatttttgtaacatttaaatttttttaatttttatttggctgagccggtcttagttgcagcatgtgagatcgacttccctgactggggatcgaacctgagcccctgCACTGGGGACGTgcaggcttagccactggaccaccagagaagtcccaaccaCAGACACTTTCTTATTTACATCTGCCCTCCTTCGCTGTGGATGAAAACGCTTTCAGAACCATCCTCTCCACCTTAGCTGTTTTTTTTGTCTGCTTTTTGGCTACAGGGCATGTGGGAGGTTAGATCCCCCCacccgggatcaaacccgtgcccctgcTGTGGAAGCGCAGGGccgtaaccactggacctccaaggaagccGCTGCACCTTAGCTTCTCTAACACGCAGGCCTGCCTTACGTCTTCAGGGCACCTTTCCATCTTTCTGTAACTTTCAGACATGTTGTCTCTTCCCACGTCATCTCCATAAATGTCTTCACTCTTAGACTCCCTGCTGGTCACTTTCTCACCCTCTTCATCCCTCTCTATAACTTTTTTCTTGATCCACAATTTCTTCTCACATCATGACCCCCAGTCCTCTTCTTTAAGCCCGGGAAGCCCTAAGAGGTGGTCACAGAAGTGGGAGGAGACGTCTGCCTTTAGATCGGAAGCCCAGATGGAAACCGTTGAGTTTCAGCAGGAGACCAGGAAAAACCCAGTCAAGGGAACAAATTAAACTGCATCCCGACTGTGAGTGTCTCACCCACAGGCTGGAGAATTGTGACCTCACACCGCTTTCCTGCGGAAGTCTTGCCTTTTCTCTCGTGAGTAACCAGAGTCTGACCCACCTGAGCCTGGCAGAAAACGCCTTGCAGGATGACGGGGTGAAGCAGCTCTGGAACATCTTGGGACATTTTCCGTCTCCTCTGCAGAGGCTGGTGTAAGTCCCTAGACACTGCTCTCTGGAACTCCCTGGGGAAGAATAGGGCAGTGGGGAGAGACTGCCGTGTGTATGTTATATGTTCCTTTATGCCACGGATTGATCAAGCACCTACTGCACGCATGGCATTGTGTGGATACTGGAAGAAAGCGTAACAGAGAGGAGGATGGCAGTGGTTTCAGTTTCAGGGGCAAACTAGCTAGGGACAGAGTTCTCAGATTATGTGCCAGGCGACCCAGCAGGGAATCACAGAGGCACAGCTTTGTGAGATGTCAGAGATGCTGACATCTTTTCGTCACTGCAGGAGCCATTAGCTTGAGGCAGTTCCAACACCAGATCATGCTAAATTCTTTTCAGCGatgctgtgcatgtgtgctaaatgacttcagtcgtgtctgactctttgcaaccccatctactgcagcacgctaggcttcccttccctgtccttcaccgtctcccggagcttgctcaaactcatgtccattgagtcaatgatgccatccaaccatctcatcttctgtcgccctcttctcccgccctcagtctttcccagcatcagggtcttttacaatgagtcttctcttcacatcaggtggtcgaagtattggagctttagcttcagcatcaccaatgaatattcagggtgacttcctttaggattgactggtttgatcttgctgtccaggggaccctcaagagtcttctccagcaccacagttcgaaagcatcaattattatATTTAGGTAAAGCTGTTCTACAAAAACAAtacaaaaggcagaaaataagCTTAAAGGCGTTTGGTTGGTGTTTCTTTGCAGGCTGAGGAATTGCGCCCTGACCTCCGAGTGCTGTCAAGATATAGCATCTGCtcttgataaaaataaaaccctgAGAAGTCTGGACCTTGGCAGTAACAGCCTGAGGGACAGCGGCGTGGTCCTGCTGTGTCAGCCCCTGTTGAACCCTGACTCTGGCCTCCAGGTTCTCGAGTAAGCTGTCCCCATTGCTTCCTTTGGGACCCGGGGTCTGTAAAATTCTCAGGGTAGAATGTGGAGATGTGTTTTGCATTGCTGGGATTTGCCATCCATTTGGGTAAAGGACTTAGAAGCttcagagcagtggttctcagagtgTAGTCCTCAaatattgttcagtcgctcggtcattgtctgactcttgtgaccctgtgggctgtgtgtgtgtgtgtgtgtgtgtggttgctcAGTAGcatccgactttgcgaccccacggactgtagcctgccaggttcctctgtccatgagattttccagcaagaatactgcagtgggttgcaatttcctcttcccagggatgttcctgacccagggatcaaacctacatctcctgcatcggcaagtggattttttatcactgagccacgtgggaagtgGCTCAGACTATGAGTGTTTTTGTCTGGGAAGTTGTTAGAAAGGCAAATTCTTGCATcatttgtctgtgtgtgtctggctTATCTCGTTGAGCGTTATGCCCTCGAGGTCCACCCAAGTCATCACAAACGGCAGGGTTTCCTTGTGCTTGGTGGCTGGGATGTGTGCTGCTGTGTAACATGCCACAGCTGCTGCTTCACGGCTGCGCAGTATCCCCCTGTGCGTGCCTAGCACGCCTTCTTTACCCACTCTTCTggcgatgggcatctaggttgctccgTATcatggctgttgtaaacagtgctgctgtgaacatgaggTGCAGATAACTCTCATATTCTCGTTTCTATTTCTTGGGTCCATACCCAGACCTAGGGCTGCTGGATCATGTGGGCCCTGCACAGCCTGTGTCTCACAAACACCTCCCGTGATTCCCAGGAATGCTAGGGTTTAAGGACCATCATTCCAGGAAAAATTCTtgtattcagtgaaacataaagaaaatgtgttagtTTTAGACTAATACCTTAGCCGTAGATGGAGTCTTTCGAAATCAATGTTTATGCTTAGGGACTCTTTTCTCTGTAtgtaattttttcttctcttataacGTCTCTATGCCAACATCATACTAGTCAGTGACTTAAAAGGATCTatcctatttttaattgttatagTGGCTACTCCAGATATTTGGAAAAGATTTGGAAACATCTCTTCTCCAGTAACAAAGGTTGAAACTTTTTtagagttattttttatttattttaaattttctattagaattgattaacaatgttgtgtcagtttcagatatacagcaaagtgattcagttatgcatatacactttttttttttgcctctttccTACCTGCATTTTCTGTTCACTATTGGTATGATCTGGGTTCTAAGTCTAGGTCTTTTTTTCACTCAGATATgtgagcttttgtttttttttattgaagtacagttgcttATCATATAACactagtttcaggcatacagcatagtgattcagtatttttacagagtcttttttttttttttttttagagtcccTAAGCATAAACATTGATTTCGAAAGACTCCATCTACGGCTAAGGTATTAGTCTAAAactaacacattttctttatgtttcactgaatacaAGAATTTTTCCTGGAATGACGGTCCTTAAACCCTAGCATTCCTGGGAATCACGGGAGGTGTTTGTGAGACACAGGCTGTGCACGGCCCACATGATCCAGCAGCCCTACGTCTGGGTATGGACCCAGAGTATTTTTACAgagtatttttacatttaatgTTTACCCCattaaacattattaaaataatggctacaattccccatgttgtacaatacatccttgttaCTTAGTGATTTTATACTTAATAGTTTGTATGTCTTAATTCAATTAGTCAATTTGCCCTTTTTTCCATCTCCCCCTTGTTAACACTAGTTTGTCTTCTATATCTGTGAGATTTcttctgttttgcatttttacTCACTTGTGTGATTTCTtatattccacatttaagtgacatCACTGAAGTCTAGATCATTTAAATCACTTTATGTTACACCTTTAATTCCTAGGATTAATCCTGATAATGGATTTCATTTTTGTTGATAATTAACTACTCGAAGGGAATCCACTGCAGGTCACAATTCTTTTACTCCAGAAATTTAGTCTTGGGATTTAAATATTGATTTATCTCCTAGGTTGAGTGAAGTATATTTGCAAGTATGGAATACATTTCCAGGTAaccataagtgaaaaaaaaaatatatgtatatttgaatcattttgcagtacagcagaaattaacacaacattgtaaatcaactatatttttaataagtgatctatttttaacttttttactttgtattaaggtatagctgattaaccagagaaggcaatgacaccccactccagtactctcgcctggaaaatcccatgggtggaggagcctggtaggctgcagtccacggggtcgctaagagttggacacgactgagcgacttcactttcatgcattggagaaggaaatggcaacccactccagtattcttgcctggagaatcccagagacggaggagcctggtgggctgccgtctatggggtcgcacagagtcggacacgacttagcagcagcagcagcagcatagctgattaacaatgttgtgatagtttcaggtgaacagtgagggGACTTGGCCCTAACGTAGGCATCCATGTATCTATTCTCTCCCAGATTCCCCTCCTAACCAGGCTAACACATAGCAtggagcagagtcccctgtgctatacagtttaattttttaaaactgctacTATATATACaacagataaccagcaaggacctactgtgtagcacggAAGAACCCTGTTCAAcactctataataacctaaacgggaaaaaatttttaaaagcaaagatacatatatatgtacaaggGAATCTCTTTGCTGAACACCtacaactaacacaacatcgtcaaccaactatgctccaatataaaatttttaaaaggaaaataaaacttctgttgttgttgagtcactaagttgtgtccaactccatgcaaccccatggactgcaacatgccaggcttccctgtccatcaccaactcccagagtttgctcaaactcatgcccattgagtcagtgatgccatccaaccagctcaccctctgtcatccccttcttctcccaccttcaatctttcccagcatcaggtccaatgagttggctctccgcatcaggtggccaaagcactggagcttcagcatcagtccttccaatgagtattcaggactgatttcctttaggatggactggttggatctcctttctgcccaagggagtctcaagagtcttctccagcaccacagtttgaaagcattagaCTATTCAGAAGGAAATGAGGTATTCCGGCCACAGTATGCCTTCCGGGCTGTGAACAGCTCGGCTGGCCGTCGCTCAGCCGCGGCCTGTTTCCCTCCCGCAGGCTGGAGGAGTGCCAGTTCACTTCCGTCTGCTGCCCAGCCCTGACCTCCGTGCTCCTCCACAACCGGACCCTGCGGCACCTGGACCTCAGCGGAAACGGCGTCGGGCTCCGGGGCGCCAAGCTCCTGCAGGACGCCGCCCTGAAGAGGGTGCTCCGCCCCGAGGTCGTCCTGTACGTCCCCGCAGCTTCCGGTGCGGCAGCCACAGGCCTGGGAGGGAAGGCGCCTTGTCGGGAGGGCGACCCTGGGCCCGAGGTGCTGCTGGCGGAGGCGGCCACATCCTGCACCCCTTTGCTGGGGGTCTACAGTTCCCTCATGGGGCTGCCACACCCCAACTCCTGCTTGTCTGTGATGAGAAAGTGGACCCGGATACTCCcgtctgctcttttttttttttttttgcatttaaaaatttaatttttttttacaataggtcctgtaggttatctattttatttttaaaaatatttatttatttggctgctcaggatcttagttctggcatgtgggatctagttccctgaccagaaactgaacctgggccccctgcactgggagcacggagtcCTAGCTGCTagacaccaccagggaagtccagttatctattttaaatatagcagtgtatgcaTGTTCTCGTctacccaggtggctcggtggtaa
This genomic interval carries:
- the NLRP8 gene encoding NACHT, LRR and PYD domains-containing protein 8 isoform X5 → MGDMNLNSDPSSCPSSPLSPSGVSPPLLESSSSPTLPFRNGVMPFMLSVSAEHLQRFKQLLVEENPRPGCTPLTWDQLKSARCGELVHLLTEYFPGQRAWEVARDIFAKMNQTELCLQTQRELNEILPNLEPEALSLRKRELTLEEDESDKIREYKARVMSEHSTLWDRTSWPGNNMDFFYQEPCREDTLLQCLLLPRKPHGRQPKTVVLQGDAGVGKTTIAKKVMQQWAENKFYAHKGWLAFYLHCQDMDRPEEQSFSELIACKLSGSPALASRILSHPEHLLLLLDGFEELTLTLIDRQEDLREDWSQKMPGSVLLTSLLSKRMLPDATIIVFLRFSLWKTVSPFLNSPSLITLMGFSAPERSRYFRSYFKNRRDADAALRFAMGNAVLFSMCRVPVICWLVCSCLKQQMERGSSLPRAFPNATAVFIHYLSSLLPTRVRHVVGETPQEQLKRLCSLAVEGMWKNQWVFSETDLNLARLDERDIEVFLGVRVLRRAVAGGDLVAFAHPSFQEFFAALLFILCFPQRLRNFQVLDHFRILQLLAHPGRRKNHLAGMALFLFGLLNDTCALAVEQLFGCKVSLGNKRKLLKVATMPPDGDPPTPHHGLPQLFYCLHEIREEVFVGQILHDHRKSLLVISKIRDLQVSAFCLKFCRQLRELELTIAWAVAKATSLLPGPLPSPQPEGSERRSLWWQDFCSVFKTHESLEVLTVRDSVMDTEAVETLAAALRHPHCNLRKLIFKRVGSLVVSEGIIRVLVENQYLRHLEIQDTEVGCQVIDALCNTLKHPWCFLQFLRLEGCPFDPTNGAELTRSLKRNIHLKTLMLRRVSLERGEQCPPVLAPQLERLSLENCDLTPLSCGSLAFSLVSNQSLTHLSLAENALQDDGVKQLWNILGHFPSPLQRLVLRNCALTSECCQDIASALDKNKTLRSLDLGSNSLRDSGVVLLCQPLLNPDSGLQVLELEECQFTSVCCPALTSVLLHNRTLRHLDLSGNGVGLRGAKLLQDAALKRVLRPEVVLKKKQSNGVDMTRRLEGPVVNKDVLKMVQDWTDEFCDQASGMV
- the NLRP8 gene encoding NACHT, LRR and PYD domains-containing protein 8 isoform X8, which produces MGDMNLNSDPSSCPSSPLSPSGVSPPLLESSSSPTLPFRNGVMPFMLSVSAEHLQRFKQLLVEENPRPGCTPLTWDQLKSARCGELVHLLTEYFPGQRAWEVARDIFAKMNQTELCLQTQRELNEILPNLEPEALSLRKRELTLEEDESDKIREYKARVMSEHSTLWDRTSWPGNNMDFFYQEPCREDTLLQCLLLPRKPHGRQPKTVVLQGDAGVGKTTIAKKVMQQWAENKFYAHKGWLAFYLHCQDMDRPEEQSFSELIACKLSGSPALASRILSHPEHLLLLLDGFEELTLTLIDRQEDLREDWSQKMPGSVLLTSLLSKRMLPDATIIVFLRFSLWKTVSPFLNSPSLITLMGFSAPERSRYFRSYFKNRRDADAALRFAMGNAVLFSMCRVPVICWLVCSCLKQQMERGSSLPRAFPNATAVFIHYLSSLLPTRVRHVVGETPQEQLKRLCSLAVEGMWKNQWVFSETDLNLARLDERDIEVFLGVRVLRRAVAGGDLVAFAHPSFQEFFAALLFILCFPQRLRNFQVLDHFRILQLLAHPGRRKNHLAGMALFLFGLLNDTCALAVEQLFGCKVSLGNKRKLLKVATMPPDGDPPTPHHGLPQLFYCLHEIREEVFVGQILHDHRKSLLVISKIRDLQVSAFCLKFCRQLRELELTIAWAVAKATSLLPGPLPSPQPEGSERRSLWWQDFCSVFKTHESLEVLTVRDSVMDTEAVETLAAALRHPHCNLRKLIFKRVGSLVVSEGIIRVLVENQYLRHLEIQDTEVGCQVIDALCNTLKHPWCFLQFLRLEGCPFDPTNGAELTRSLKRNIHLKTLMLRRVSLERGEQCPPVLAPQLERLSLENCDLTPLSCGSLAFSLVSNQSLTHLSLAENALQDDGVKQLWNILGHFPSPLQRLVLRNCALTSECCQDIASALDKNKTLRSLDLGSNSLRDSGVVLLCQPLLNPDSGLQVLEKKKQSNGVDMTRRLEGPVVNKDVLKMVQDWTDEFCDQASGMV